A single genomic interval of Anopheles marshallii chromosome 2, idAnoMarsDA_429_01, whole genome shotgun sequence harbors:
- the LOC128718834 gene encoding zinc finger protein 12-like, which yields MEERTRTIAESTEISLKCRLCLHNADFMVEIFGPRGQKAHMTGMLLEHLNLTVREDENLPKHICLKCWHTVEYIHSFVRQVQQNQTALGNMQQDKWNNSICQSESMLESRKSFEFIKDAIESRSSPPSYDEAQKTKRVTQIAHEEVLIEIIEEPYDDVSVRSDDGHGSEIIVHDLPPEDSNDIATIEEPTSQGKNSDCETTQDEQTGIVIRVNDYPFPQMIRNGIMIVRGEELDKCLAAYYGLECELCRQQSWTTIEQLFNHHRQAHGKQGFVNCCGKKIEKKKLMAMHLARHVQPEAFECSICKKMMTTPRILKSHMQNHLPEEERPYKCELCPRRFGYVSALLIHASVHRKENEEKGVYHLCYGCGRAFRSGDKLAEHISDAHKTDGSSNCVICDTCGKTFISKSNLNYHLTTHQPKVLHEVQCERCGKWLKNKLCLRKHMLQHSQVRHGCDQCDYTTVNKQSLKNHHRVQHTDHKPFECPSCGKSFKLKSNLREHLAQHETRKNYSCEFCSRRFTSKSNYYCHRKRMHFAELEQQKEQKEYEERNDRIRHILQK from the exons ATGGAAGAAAGAACTAGAACGATAGCGGAATCGACCGAGATCAGTTTAAAGTGCCGTCTTTGCTTGCATAATGCAGATTTTATGGTTGAAATTTTTGGTCCGCGAGGCCAGAAAGCGCACATGACTGGAATGCTGTTGGAGCATTTAAATCTCACG GTCAGAGAAGATGAAAATCTTCCAAAACACATCTGTCTTAAGTGCTGGCACACGGTAGAATACATTCATTCGTTCGTCCGACAGgtgcaacaaaaccaaaccgccTTGGGGAATATGCAGCAGGACAAATGGAACAACAGTATCTGTCAATCGGAATCGATGCTTGAAAGTAGGAAAAGCTTCGAATTTATTAAAGATGCAATTGAATCCCGATCAAGCCCACCTTCGTATGATGAGGCCCAGAAAACGAAACGTGTAACGCAAATAGCGCACGAGGAAGTATTAATAGAAATCATCGAAGAACCGTACGATGATGTCTCAGTAAGAAGCGATGATGGTCACGGTTCAGAAATTATCGTACATGATCTACCCCCGGAAGACTCCAACGACATTGCCACGATAGAAGAACCCACTTCACAAGGGAAAAACTCCGACTGTGAAACTACCCAGGACGAACAAACGGGTATAGTCATTCGAGTGAATGATTATCCATTTCCGCAGATGATTCGGAACGGAATAATGATTGTTCGTGGAGAAGAGTTGGACAAATGTTTAGCCGCTTATTACGGTTTAGAGTGTGAACTTTGCCGACAACAAAGCTGGACCACAATAGAACAACTTTTCAACCACCATCGGCAGGCACACGGTAAGCAGGGTTTTGTTAACTGCTGCGGTAAAaagattgaaaagaaaaagctcATGGCAATGCATTTGGCAAGGCATGTACAACCGGAAGCATTCGA GTGTTCAATATGCAAGAAGATGATGACAACACCACGCATACTTAAGTCTCACATGCAGAATCATCTACCGGAGGAGGAAAGACCGTACAAATGTGAACTATGTCCACGCCGTTTCGGCTATGTCAGTGCGCTTCTTATACACGCTTCCGTACACCGCAAGGAGAACGAAGAAAAGGGTGTCTACCATCTATGTTATGGCTGTGGACGTGCGTTCCGGTCCGGTGATAAACTGGCGGAACATATTTCTGATGCACATAAAACCGACGGTAGCAGCAATTGCGTAATTTGCGACACGTGTGGTAAAACGTTTATATCCAAGAGTAACCTCAACTACCATCTTACTACGCACCAGCCGAAGGTATTGCACGAGGTTCAATGTGAACGCTGTGGAAAATGGCTCAAGAACAAACTCTGCCTCCGTAAGCACATGTTACAACACTCCCAGGTTCGCCATGGATGTGATCAGTGCGACTACACAACGGTTAACAAGCAGAGCCTAAAGAATCATCATCGGGTCCAACATACGGATCACAAACCATTCGAATGTCCATCCTGTGGTAAATCTTTTAAACTAAAGAGTAATCTCCGGGAACATCTGGCCCAACATGAAACGAGGAAAAATTACTCGTGTGAATTTTGTTCGCGTCGGTTCACCTCCAAAAGCAATTACTACTGTCACCGCAAGCGAATGCATTTTGCCGAGTTGGAGCAGCAGAAGGAACAGAAAGAATATGAAGAAAG aAACGATCGTATTAGACATATACTTCAAAAGTGA
- the LOC128707717 gene encoding uncharacterized protein LOC128707717 codes for MRIPLGRKQAEQAAQWASSAAGFGAAAALVGCYLTDWRVIVSYIPFYGGKFDKKD; via the exons ATGAGAATTCCACTGGGACGTAAACAAGCTGAACAGGCCGCCCAATG GGCTTCATCTGCAGCAGGGTTCGGAGCGGCTGCCGCGCTAGTCGGTTGCTATCTGACCGACTGGAGGGTGATCGTGTCTTATATCCCATTCTACGGAGGAAAATTCGACAAAAAGGACTAG